Proteins from a single region of Pyrus communis chromosome 6, drPyrComm1.1, whole genome shotgun sequence:
- the LOC137737516 gene encoding SEC12-like protein 2 has protein sequence MDTPNNYQKYGVPFYAAAWLPGLGKSKRPDQEDDAGDDKKETETQTQKTETQTELAQFDSSQNHVVFSGGGGEGRSGVPNAILIAQFDPASISLSNQPVAKLNTGSALPYRMAVHPAGSGLVCSFPDSCRWFELEEERDEVPKLALRQSGRVLEQLQDVGQQLALAFDRDGSMLAAGGEDGKLRVFKWPSMEIILDEAKAHTTMKQLDFSPDGKFLVSLGDRGPGRVWDVTSSTVVASLPAEKDEVFCGCRFSVIDDGSHILYVADKSGSIVTWNTTTWKRIGSKIISRDIISAFDVSADGKLLGCGTAGGDLVMVNPTRMRIHKVVKKAHMGLVTALSFSHDSRALASASMDSSARVSTLEEEKKNGGVLSLWVIILIILVAIAAYFQKNPDKLPSALKGF, from the exons ATGGACACTCCCAATAACTACCAGAAGTACGGCGTCCCTTTCTACGCCGCCGCTTGGCTTCCGGGCCTCGGCAAATCTAAACGACCGGACCAGGAAGACGACGCCGGCGACGACAAAAAGGAAACCGAGACTCAGACGCAGAAGACAGAGACCCAGACTGAACTAGCCCAATTCGATTCCAGCCAAAACCACGTCGTTTTCTCCGGCGGAGGCGGGGAGGGCCGCAGCGGCGTCCCAAACGCCATCCTTATTGCCCAATTCGATCCCGCctccatttctctttccaatcagCCG GTGGCTAAGCTCAACACTGGCTCTGCTTTGCCGTATAGAATGGCGGTTCACCCCGCCGGTAGCGGCCTTGTTTGCTCTTTCCCCGATAGTTGCAG ATGGTTTGAATTGGAGGAAGAAAGGGATGAAGTGCCTAAACTGGCATTGAGGCAGTCTGGGAGAGTGCTGGAGCAATTGCAAGATGTTGGACAACAGTTAGCTTTGGCGTTTGACAGAGACGGTTCCATGCTTGCTGCTGGAGGCGAG GATGGCAAGTTAAGGGTTTTCAAGTGGCCTAGCATGGAAATTATTCTCGATGAAGCTAAAGCTCATACTACAATGAAGCAATTAGATTTCAG CCCTGATGGGAAATTTCTCGTCTCCTTAGGAGATAGAGGCCCTGGTAGGGTGTGGGATGTAACTTCATCTACTGTTGTAGCTTCTCTACCAGCGGAAAAG GATGAGGTTTTTTGCGGATGCAGATTTTCTGTAATTGATGATGGGAGTCATATTTTATATGTTGCAG ATAAATCGGGAAGCATTGTAACATGGAACACGACCACTTGGAAGAGGATTGGATCAAAGATCATTAGTAGAGACATTATTTCCGCCTTTGATGTTTCAGCTGATGGAAAACTCCTTGGATG TGGGACAGCTGGTGGAGATCTTGTGATGGTAAATCCAACCAGAATGCGGATTCATAAAGTGGTTAAGAAAGCACACATGGGCTTGGTAACTGCATTGAGTTTCTCTCATGATTCAAG AGCTTTGGCTTCGGCATCCATGGATTCAAGTGCAAGGGTGTCCACACttgaggaggagaagaaaaatg GAGGAGTGTTGAGCTTATGGGTCATCATACTCATCATCCTGGTCGCCATTGCTGCATATTTCCAGAAGAATCCTGACAAGTTGCCTTCGGCATTGAAAGGATTTTAA